From one Bdellovibrionales bacterium CG10_big_fil_rev_8_21_14_0_10_45_34 genomic stretch:
- a CDS encoding arginine--tRNA ligase yields the protein MIVKMRNKLAQEVSQKLNLSHELVLDLLERPKSLEHGELALPIFRFAKPLAKSPTVLAAEWASKLSENMPFGVQNITPVSGFINFLFEPAYVIEQIFKSVREEKERLGYSDIGKGKKLLVEYSSPNVAKPMSIGHLRATVIGQAIRNVSETQGFDVVGINHLGDWGIQFGKLAWAYDNWKSEYNFEEAPFDALFKMYVRFHAEEEVNPQLGEFGSEYFRRLESGDSHVRGIWRLFLDISLKEYQGLYDLLGVRFDVVQGEAFYNDKLSETVERLKNKGVLEESEGAQVVFLDDLNPPCIVIKSDGSSLYATRDLASAIYRKEVMRGDIMVYVVGMEQSLHFQQVFGVLKKMGYDWAENLHHVAFGLYRFKDIGKMSTRKGNVIFMRDVFDKAIAEVRSVIQQKNPDLENKEAVATQVGVGAIVFNDLMNDRVKNVDFDWQRALDFEGDSGPYVQYSLVRCKSVMRKFAQALPESAPTELSHASEYALLRELLYLPDVFSAAYRQFKPNLVAQYLLEVCRKLNQFYHNCKILTDDLEQTKSRVVLVHCAERVLDQGLRVLGVPRPDHM from the coding sequence ATGATAGTTAAGATGCGAAATAAGCTTGCGCAAGAGGTCTCTCAAAAATTGAATTTATCGCATGAGTTAGTGCTTGACTTGCTAGAGCGTCCGAAAAGTTTAGAGCATGGCGAACTGGCGCTTCCCATCTTTCGGTTTGCGAAACCCCTTGCAAAGTCACCGACGGTACTAGCTGCTGAATGGGCTAGCAAACTGAGCGAAAACATGCCTTTTGGGGTTCAAAACATCACTCCTGTTTCTGGATTTATTAATTTTCTTTTTGAACCCGCCTATGTCATCGAACAAATTTTTAAAAGCGTAAGGGAAGAAAAGGAAAGGCTGGGTTACTCTGACATTGGTAAGGGCAAAAAGCTTCTTGTAGAGTATTCCTCTCCTAACGTCGCTAAACCAATGAGCATCGGACATTTGCGTGCGACTGTCATTGGCCAAGCAATACGCAATGTTTCAGAAACTCAGGGATTTGATGTAGTGGGAATCAATCATTTAGGTGACTGGGGTATTCAGTTTGGAAAACTTGCTTGGGCGTATGACAACTGGAAATCAGAGTATAACTTTGAAGAAGCTCCGTTTGATGCCCTATTCAAAATGTATGTTAGGTTTCACGCAGAAGAAGAAGTAAATCCTCAGCTAGGAGAGTTTGGATCAGAGTATTTTCGGCGATTAGAGTCGGGAGATAGTCATGTGCGCGGTATTTGGAGGTTATTCCTGGATATTTCGTTAAAGGAGTACCAAGGGCTCTATGACTTGCTTGGAGTCAGGTTTGATGTCGTACAAGGCGAGGCCTTCTACAACGACAAGCTTTCAGAGACAGTAGAGAGGTTAAAAAATAAAGGTGTTCTCGAAGAAAGTGAAGGAGCCCAAGTTGTTTTTTTGGACGACTTGAATCCTCCATGTATCGTTATCAAATCAGATGGATCGTCACTTTATGCTACTCGCGACTTGGCGAGTGCGATCTACCGCAAAGAAGTTATGCGCGGGGACATCATGGTGTATGTCGTTGGCATGGAGCAGAGTCTTCACTTTCAGCAAGTTTTTGGCGTGTTAAAGAAAATGGGATATGATTGGGCAGAGAATCTCCATCATGTGGCTTTTGGCCTTTATAGGTTTAAAGACATCGGCAAGATGTCGACTCGAAAAGGCAATGTGATTTTTATGCGGGATGTTTTTGACAAAGCGATCGCAGAAGTTCGTTCGGTCATTCAGCAGAAGAATCCAGATCTTGAAAATAAAGAGGCAGTTGCAACCCAGGTGGGAGTGGGCGCCATAGTATTTAATGATTTGATGAATGATCGAGTGAAGAACGTCGACTTTGATTGGCAGAGGGCTTTGGATTTTGAGGGAGACTCTGGGCCCTACGTGCAATACTCGCTCGTACGCTGCAAAAGTGTTATGAGGAAGTTTGCTCAGGCCTTGCCAGAGAGCGCTCCTACTGAACTTTCTCACGCTTCAGAGTATGCCCTGCTTAGAGAGCTTCTTTATTTGCCGGATGTATTTTCTGCAGCCTATAGACAGTTTAAGCCTAACCTCGTGGCTCAATACCTATTGGAAGTTTGTAGAAAATTGAATCAGTTCTATCACAACTGCAAAATACTTACTGATGATCTTGAGCAAACGAAGTCTCGCGTGGTGCTTGTTCACTGTGCTGAACGGGTTCTCGACCAAGGGCTACGAGTTCTTGGAGTACCAAGACCCGATCACATGTAA
- a CDS encoding DNA-binding protein, translating to MNKFELVEKVATETNETKTAVEDILDAAIRTIQSAIAEGLDVKIVGFGTFTTIERKARKGRNPQTGAPVNIPAARVPKFRPGKEFRELFK from the coding sequence GTGAATAAGTTCGAACTAGTTGAAAAGGTTGCTACTGAAACCAACGAAACCAAGACGGCAGTAGAAGACATTTTGGATGCAGCTATTCGCACCATTCAATCGGCGATTGCCGAAGGTCTTGATGTCAAAATCGTTGGATTTGGAACCTTTACAACTATAGAACGAAAAGCCCGAAAGGGCAGAAATCCCCAGACGGGAGCGCCAGTGAATATCCCTGCTGCACGAGTTCCTAAATTTCGCCCAGGTAAAGAGTTCCGCGAACTCTTCAAGTGA